The following proteins are encoded in a genomic region of Leptospira fainei serovar Hurstbridge str. BUT 6:
- a CDS encoding prohibitin family protein, producing the protein MQTYLNPSKLLRAKKIAFVTLLLSIFASYGCFTNIRPGEAGLRWHPLTSGLQKDLLTNALYLYAPWNDIYLYPIQWTSYKEKVDVLTRDDLTINVVAAVILRPVASEIYNLQIEIGPDYYEKVVRPQFRTSVRNALSAYSMIRISKETPKVSQDIRQALGEKLRGKHIEIDDVIIDDIEYSRPILTAIEGKLTKEQEQEQMKFEINIAKKDAEITIIHAEAKAKATVIEAEGKAKAQKLIASQLTKQYLQLKAFENPNSKLMIIPSGKDSLPLILNTPQENTKSEE; encoded by the coding sequence ATGCAAACCTACCTTAATCCTAGCAAATTGTTACGGGCAAAAAAAATCGCATTCGTGACTCTGTTACTTTCGATCTTTGCCAGTTATGGGTGTTTTACAAATATTCGCCCGGGAGAGGCCGGGCTTCGTTGGCATCCGCTTACCTCCGGATTGCAGAAGGATCTTCTGACCAATGCCCTTTATTTGTACGCGCCGTGGAACGATATTTATCTTTATCCGATTCAATGGACCTCCTACAAAGAGAAAGTTGACGTACTAACTAGAGATGATCTTACCATCAATGTGGTGGCGGCAGTAATCCTAAGGCCGGTAGCGTCCGAAATCTATAATCTACAAATCGAAATCGGACCCGACTATTACGAAAAAGTAGTTCGCCCGCAATTTAGAACCTCGGTAAGAAACGCACTATCGGCCTATAGTATGATTCGGATCTCCAAGGAAACTCCGAAAGTTTCCCAAGATATTCGACAAGCATTAGGCGAAAAATTGAGAGGAAAGCATATAGAAATCGACGACGTCATTATAGACGATATCGAATATAGCCGACCGATTTTAACCGCAATCGAAGGGAAATTAACGAAAGAGCAAGAGCAGGAACAGATGAAATTCGAGATCAACATCGCGAAGAAAGACGCGGAGATAACGATTATTCATGCCGAAGCCAAAGCAAAAGCCACCGTCATAGAAGCTGAAGGAAAAGCCAAGGCTCAGAAATTGATCGCTTCTCAGTTGACCAAACAATACTTGCAATTGAAAGCGTTTGAAAATCCGAACTCGAAACTTATGATCATACCTTCAGGAAAAGACAGCCTGCCATTGATACTGAATACGCCTCAGGAAAATACGAAATCGGAAGAATAA
- a CDS encoding integrase core domain-containing protein: MYFEFSILLNGVLLLYFITTFRVQSRTELQILFLKSQLTAYKRKTKKFRTTPFERIKIVLLSYLLKNWQDSLIIVSPKTILSWRKRKFKTFWAMISKRKKPGRPNIPWALIKLIRNVAKENRVWGATKLHGLLRKLGYDISERTVSKYIPKRPPDPKKRFLWKQFYALHADAMVVSDTFTVYSANFKEIFRVVFFLHVGSRQILHFDIHTNPTTRWMRKVLKFSIRKRGNKNVHYFLSDHDPLFGKRFTKYLERLGIKHKKTTPRSPWQNCYAERWIKTCRNEFLDFFIPLNEYHLYRNLDEFIHFYNHHRTHISIEKDTPVSSPIMERPPDAKLISTPTLGGLYHTYSYEKAV; this comes from the coding sequence TTGTATTTTGAATTTTCCATTCTGTTAAACGGAGTCCTACTTCTCTATTTCATAACTACTTTCAGAGTGCAATCACGGACTGAACTGCAAATTCTTTTCCTTAAGTCGCAACTAACCGCATACAAACGTAAAACAAAGAAGTTTCGTACGACTCCTTTCGAAAGAATCAAAATCGTATTACTTTCCTACCTACTTAAAAATTGGCAAGATTCGCTAATCATCGTTTCACCAAAAACGATTCTCTCTTGGAGAAAACGTAAATTCAAAACCTTCTGGGCAATGATCTCTAAAAGAAAGAAACCCGGCAGACCTAATATCCCTTGGGCTCTAATCAAGCTAATCAGAAACGTCGCTAAAGAAAACAGGGTCTGGGGAGCGACCAAACTACACGGCCTACTTCGAAAACTCGGTTACGATATCTCTGAACGAACTGTCTCTAAGTATATTCCGAAACGACCTCCCGATCCCAAAAAGCGATTTCTCTGGAAGCAATTCTATGCTTTACATGCGGACGCCATGGTTGTCTCGGATACGTTCACCGTCTATTCAGCTAATTTTAAAGAAATCTTCAGAGTCGTTTTCTTTCTTCACGTAGGATCAAGGCAGATTTTACACTTCGATATTCATACCAATCCTACTACAAGATGGATGAGGAAAGTTCTAAAATTTTCAATTCGGAAACGAGGGAATAAAAATGTTCATTACTTTCTTTCGGATCACGATCCACTATTCGGAAAACGATTTACTAAATATTTGGAAAGGTTGGGGATTAAACATAAAAAAACCACCCCAAGATCTCCTTGGCAAAACTGCTACGCAGAACGCTGGATTAAAACTTGCAGAAACGAATTCTTGGATTTCTTTATTCCATTAAATGAATATCATTTGTATAGAAATTTGGATGAGTTCATTCATTTTTATAATCATCATAGAACCCATATTTCCATCGAAAAGGATACCCCAGTCAGTTCTCCTATTATGGAAAGGCCACCCGACGCAAAACTCATTTCCACCCCGACTCTCGGCGGGCTTTACCATACTTATTCGTACGAAAAAGCAGTTTAA
- a CDS encoding lipoprotein, tandem type, whose amino-acid sequence MKNLRTKILFFLIIQVCFSCHDKVAEQRDRVERKLRSVYELGGSMATFLGVKGEVGNAFYCFDFRPDEQRAFVKFIGFPPTYELQAVKIDAINYKLIYQNGESTLKFDINESGKPEDVNYMLEARVYQNFKGLQGSSILGDIDLVLGPGMRSVRFGRQDTFEECEERHFELQKLSNQADEDEKKYILEKEQLDKERAEKGLK is encoded by the coding sequence ATGAAAAATTTAAGGACCAAAATACTATTCTTTTTGATAATTCAAGTTTGTTTTTCATGTCATGATAAAGTGGCCGAGCAGCGAGACAGGGTGGAAAGGAAATTACGCTCGGTATATGAATTGGGCGGCTCTATGGCGACTTTCTTGGGAGTAAAAGGAGAGGTTGGAAATGCATTTTATTGTTTTGATTTTAGACCTGATGAACAAAGAGCATTCGTGAAATTTATCGGTTTTCCGCCAACATATGAATTGCAAGCCGTTAAAATAGACGCAATTAATTATAAACTCATTTATCAAAATGGTGAATCAACTTTGAAGTTTGATATTAACGAATCAGGAAAGCCAGAGGATGTTAATTATATGTTAGAAGCTCGCGTTTATCAGAATTTTAAGGGGCTTCAGGGATCTAGTATTCTCGGAGATATCGATTTGGTTTTAGGACCTGGGATGCGTTCAGTTAGATTTGGTAGACAGGATACATTCGAGGAATGTGAAGAAAGGCATTTTGAATTACAAAAACTTAGTAATCAAGCGGACGAAGATGAGAAGAAATATATCCTGGAAAAAGAACAGTTAGATAAAGAAAGAGCCGAAAAAGGATTAAAGTAG
- a CDS encoding histidine kinase dimerization/phosphoacceptor domain -containing protein, which translates to MEPVVTQTKEQSNPITSVPLSIFESAKEAIVISDPEGLILYVNSAYFKFYGIGKQDVIGKSFSIVLPEAAREFALIKYKDAFNSYPDIVQVEADAIRGDGKPMRIDSRIGFITQGNRRVAMVSYVSPLIPESPDAVGEAEQLIDVVKDKLTANSMLVESVSKLNEAKEALKKNFEMFHLALKNSKVMFFSQDIELRYTWLFHPNLGDSEEKIIGKGEYDIFPKETAYRITKLKEKVIKTGKPFRGEVILPYQGEDTYFDLTVEPLKLPDGTVKGITTAAIDITDQKQIQKELEAMIGEKEVMLREIHHRVKNNLAIIQSLFEFSKMRLSDEENGATLLPIFEDCQNRIRSMALIHENLYSARSLGSISLREYIEQLTENVKSSILFDQDKIEVICDLQEVPLDIDRTIHLGMAFNELLTNCFRHAFPKRAGRIQISLTSNHKEAELKIEDDGQGFNPDRKKRTSLGLNLVEAMAKKISGTLESSGIAGKGSVFRIVFPLEKPELF; encoded by the coding sequence ATGGAACCCGTAGTGACTCAGACAAAAGAACAGAGTAACCCGATCACGTCCGTTCCTCTGTCAATTTTTGAATCGGCTAAGGAGGCGATCGTAATTTCCGATCCTGAAGGATTGATACTCTACGTGAATTCGGCGTATTTCAAATTTTACGGTATTGGTAAGCAGGACGTTATCGGAAAATCGTTTAGCATAGTTTTACCGGAAGCCGCCCGAGAATTCGCATTAATCAAATATAAGGACGCATTCAATTCGTATCCCGATATCGTACAGGTCGAAGCCGACGCAATTCGAGGAGACGGTAAACCGATGCGCATCGATTCTCGAATCGGTTTTATTACGCAAGGAAATCGGCGGGTGGCTATGGTATCCTATGTGTCTCCTTTAATTCCCGAGTCGCCCGATGCCGTCGGAGAAGCGGAGCAATTAATCGATGTCGTTAAAGACAAACTAACGGCAAACTCAATGCTTGTGGAAAGCGTAAGCAAGCTGAACGAGGCAAAAGAGGCTCTGAAGAAAAATTTCGAGATGTTTCATCTAGCGTTAAAAAATTCGAAAGTAATGTTCTTTTCGCAAGATATAGAATTACGATATACTTGGTTGTTTCACCCAAACCTAGGAGATTCCGAAGAAAAGATTATCGGGAAAGGCGAGTATGATATTTTTCCGAAAGAGACCGCATATCGAATTACGAAGTTAAAAGAGAAAGTAATCAAAACGGGTAAGCCGTTTCGCGGAGAGGTAATTCTTCCTTATCAGGGCGAAGATACGTATTTTGATTTAACGGTAGAACCGTTAAAACTTCCCGACGGAACTGTCAAAGGGATTACTACGGCAGCAATCGATATCACCGATCAAAAGCAAATTCAAAAGGAATTAGAGGCGATGATCGGCGAAAAGGAAGTAATGCTCCGAGAGATACACCATCGGGTGAAAAATAACTTGGCTATCATTCAAAGCCTTTTCGAGTTTTCGAAAATGAGATTATCCGACGAGGAAAACGGAGCTACGCTCCTTCCTATCTTCGAGGATTGCCAAAATAGAATCAGATCAATGGCATTAATCCACGAGAACTTATATTCCGCACGCAGTCTCGGCTCCATTTCACTTAGAGAATACATTGAACAATTAACGGAAAACGTTAAATCCTCGATCCTATTCGACCAGGATAAAATCGAAGTGATATGCGACTTGCAGGAAGTCCCCCTGGATATCGACCGAACGATTCACCTCGGTATGGCTTTTAACGAACTGCTTACTAATTGTTTTAGACACGCATTTCCCAAACGGGCCGGCCGAATTCAAATATCGTTAACATCGAATCACAAAGAAGCCGAGTTGAAAATAGAGGATGACGGACAAGGCTTCAATCCCGATAGAAAGAAGAGGACTTCCCTAGGATTGAATTTAGTGGAAGCAATGGCGAAAAAAATTTCAGGGACTTTAGAATCTTCCGGAATCGCAGGGAAAGGATCCGTTTTTAGAATCGTCTTTCCCTTAGAGAAACCTGAATTGTTTTAA
- a CDS encoding serine hydrolase domain-containing protein, which translates to MNSGIPFYILAMIAFFSVYCGKAPESVAYKLVYAKNLILQEAAKEAVRDIPEETRGRVQTNAIYVLSKDESVLEAYGNGFDPEHLQPLWSISKFLLNAVAGMAVRDGKLDLSLPAVGYLPELESKLPKTLTVRHLLYHASGGDWKEGYEWNPFSSDVLAMLYGVGRDDHAAYISTKFFRPGSNVKYSSGDSNLLSAVLNSIYEKEGGFPKVFFERMEIKEYVWETDSRRVPVGSSYAYLMPKDLAKIGELYIHNGFYKGKRIFSETWMRETSGPFPKENALPFPLSYFPIPSMEGHLYSNRKRGTPEIPVFEFLSTDSIFGSGHWGQSLVIDPDRKLVVVRFGNDRLGRFPMRDFIKKILSGISEKGEATQ; encoded by the coding sequence ATGAATTCGGGAATTCCATTTTACATACTTGCAATGATCGCTTTCTTTAGCGTTTATTGCGGGAAAGCGCCGGAATCCGTCGCCTACAAGCTAGTATATGCTAAAAATTTAATATTACAAGAAGCGGCAAAGGAGGCCGTCCGAGACATCCCGGAGGAAACCCGCGGTAGAGTCCAAACTAATGCGATCTACGTTTTATCGAAAGATGAATCGGTTCTGGAAGCGTATGGTAACGGCTTCGATCCGGAACATTTACAACCTCTTTGGTCGATTTCCAAATTTCTGTTAAACGCAGTCGCCGGTATGGCTGTTCGCGACGGAAAGCTCGATCTCTCGCTGCCCGCCGTCGGTTATCTTCCCGAATTAGAATCCAAGCTGCCGAAAACGCTCACGGTGCGTCATCTTCTCTATCACGCGAGCGGTGGTGATTGGAAAGAAGGCTACGAATGGAATCCGTTCAGTTCCGACGTCCTTGCCATGCTTTACGGTGTCGGAAGAGACGATCACGCCGCTTATATCTCAACGAAATTTTTTCGACCGGGTTCAAACGTAAAATATTCTAGCGGAGATTCCAACCTATTATCGGCAGTACTTAATTCAATCTATGAGAAAGAAGGGGGATTTCCGAAAGTCTTCTTTGAAAGAATGGAGATCAAAGAGTATGTTTGGGAGACGGATTCTCGCAGAGTACCCGTCGGTTCTTCGTACGCGTATCTTATGCCGAAAGATTTAGCGAAGATAGGAGAACTCTATATTCATAACGGATTCTATAAAGGAAAACGAATCTTCTCCGAAACTTGGATGCGAGAGACTTCGGGTCCTTTTCCGAAAGAAAATGCCCTTCCGTTTCCTTTATCCTATTTTCCGATCCCGTCAATGGAAGGTCATCTTTACTCGAATCGAAAACGCGGAACTCCGGAGATTCCTGTATTCGAATTTCTATCCACCGATTCGATCTTCGGATCGGGACATTGGGGGCAATCCTTAGTCATCGATCCCGACCGGAAATTGGTTGTCGTTAGATTCGGAAACGATCGTTTGGGTAGATTCCCGATGAGAGATTTTATTAAAAAAATTCTCTCCGGCATCTCGGAAAAAGGGGAAGCAACTCAATGA
- a CDS encoding DedA family protein, giving the protein METIKFILDFFLHLEHHLDTLIQSYGIWVYLILFLIIFCETGLVVTPFLPGDSLLFAIGAFASRGSLDLITVILLLIIAAILGDTVNYTIGNLAGEKILAREKIPFLNKKHLEKAHRFYEVYGGKTIIIARFIPIVRTFAPFVAGIGKMTYSKFIIYNVVGGIVWILVFSIGGYLFGNLPFIQRNFKLVIIGIIIVSILPAVVEYIKERKKGRLS; this is encoded by the coding sequence TTGGAGACGATTAAATTTATATTGGATTTCTTTCTTCATTTGGAACATCATCTGGATACGTTAATCCAGTCGTACGGCATTTGGGTTTATCTGATTCTTTTTCTTATTATCTTTTGTGAAACCGGTTTGGTCGTAACTCCTTTCCTTCCGGGAGATAGTTTACTTTTTGCTATCGGTGCGTTTGCTTCCAGAGGGTCCTTGGACTTGATTACGGTCATTTTACTCCTAATTATCGCCGCAATCCTTGGTGATACGGTCAACTACACGATCGGCAATCTCGCAGGGGAAAAAATCCTGGCTAGGGAAAAGATTCCGTTCCTGAATAAAAAGCATTTGGAAAAGGCCCACCGTTTCTACGAAGTATATGGCGGAAAAACGATCATCATTGCCCGTTTTATTCCGATCGTTCGAACTTTCGCGCCATTCGTAGCGGGTATCGGAAAGATGACCTATTCCAAATTTATCATATATAATGTCGTCGGTGGAATTGTTTGGATTTTAGTTTTCAGCATCGGCGGTTACTTATTCGGAAATCTTCCGTTTATTCAGAGAAATTTCAAGTTAGTAATTATAGGAATTATTATAGTTTCGATCTTACCGGCTGTCGTCGAATATATTAAGGAGAGGAAAAAAGGCAGACTGTCTTAA